The following are from one region of the Shinella sp. PSBB067 genome:
- the htpX gene encoding zinc metalloprotease HtpX — protein MNTVRTAMLLAVMTALFMGVGLLIGGKGGMMIALLVAIAMNFFSYWNADRMVLSMYGAKEVDERSAPEYYGIVRDLARHAGLPMPRVYVINSDQPNAFATGRNPQNAAVAASTGLLQALSYEEVAGVMAHELAHIQNRDTLTMTLTATIAGAISMLANFAMFFGGGHNRENNNPLGFVGVLIAMIVAPFAAMLVQMAISRTREYSADRRGAEICGSPLSLASALRKIAMAAGRIPNEAAEHNPATAHMFIINPLSGERMDNLFSTHPNTENRIAALEEMARGMQARSTEPVRADNPTRKSRSVPTTGWGRGGSEPPKGPWS, from the coding sequence ATGAACACCGTTCGCACAGCCATGCTGCTCGCCGTCATGACGGCGCTTTTCATGGGCGTGGGCCTGCTCATCGGCGGCAAGGGCGGGATGATGATCGCGCTTCTCGTCGCGATCGCCATGAACTTCTTCTCCTACTGGAACGCGGACCGGATGGTGCTGTCGATGTACGGCGCCAAGGAAGTCGACGAGCGTTCGGCGCCGGAATATTACGGCATCGTGCGCGACCTCGCCCGGCACGCCGGCCTGCCGATGCCGCGCGTCTATGTCATCAACAGCGACCAGCCGAATGCCTTTGCGACCGGCCGCAATCCGCAGAACGCGGCCGTCGCGGCCTCGACCGGCCTCCTCCAGGCGCTCAGCTACGAGGAAGTGGCGGGCGTGATGGCGCACGAACTCGCCCACATCCAGAACCGCGACACGCTGACCATGACGCTGACGGCGACGATCGCCGGCGCGATTTCCATGCTCGCCAACTTCGCCATGTTCTTCGGCGGCGGGCACAATCGCGAGAACAACAATCCGCTCGGCTTCGTCGGCGTGCTGATCGCCATGATCGTCGCGCCCTTCGCCGCCATGCTCGTGCAGATGGCGATCAGCCGCACGCGCGAGTATTCCGCCGACAGGCGCGGCGCGGAAATCTGCGGCAGTCCGCTCTCGCTCGCCTCGGCGCTGCGCAAGATCGCCATGGCCGCCGGGCGCATCCCCAACGAGGCCGCCGAGCACAATCCGGCGACAGCGCACATGTTCATCATCAATCCGCTGTCGGGCGAGCGCATGGACAACCTCTTCTCCACCCATCCGAATACCGAGAACCGCATCGCCGCCCTCGAGGAAATGGCCCGCGGCATGCAGGCGCGCTCGACGGAACCGGTCAGGGCTGATAATCCGACACGCAAATCGCGCTCCGTCCCGACGACCGGCTGGGGACGCGGTGGTTCCGAACCGCCCAAAGGTCCCTGGTCTTGA
- a CDS encoding DUF1674 domain-containing protein — MQSDNDNHSDGRKVLPPAALRALQEAEERRKAAPPVERAPEIGGRGGEDPARFGDWEIKGRAIDF; from the coding sequence ATGCAAAGCGACAACGACAATCATTCCGACGGCCGGAAGGTGCTTCCGCCCGCAGCCCTTCGCGCCCTCCAGGAGGCTGAGGAGCGGCGCAAGGCCGCCCCGCCCGTCGAGCGTGCGCCGGAAATCGGCGGCCGCGGCGGCGAGGACCCAGCCCGCTTCGGCGACTGGGAAATCAAGGGCCGGGCTATCGATTTCTGA
- the acs gene encoding acetate--CoA ligase, whose product MSAKTYPVLKSAKSRALIDNDTYQNWYRESIENPDRFWDKHGMRIDWFKPYTKVKNTSFKGKVPIKWFEDGITNVSYNCIDRHLKAHGDQVAIIWEGDNPYIDKKITYNELYEHVCRMANVMKKHGVKKGDRVTIYMPMIPEAAYAMLACARIGAVHSVVFGGFSPDALAGRIVDCESTFVITCDEGVRGGKPIPLKENTDIAIDIAAKHYVIVNKVLVVRRTGGKTGWAPGRDLWYHQEVHTVPRDCPPAKMKAEDPLFILYTSGSTGKPKGVLHTTAGYLVYASMTHKYVFDYQDSEVYWCTADVGWVTGHSYIVYGPLANRATTLMFEGVPNFPDAGRFWEVIDKHKVNIFYTAPTAIRALMGAGDEFVKRSDRSSLRLLGSVGEPINPEAWEWYYHVIGEDRCPIVDTWWQTETGGIMITPLPGATDLKPGSATRPFFGIKPQLVDNEGNELEGAADGNLCIVDSWPGQMRTVYGDHKRFVETYFSTYKGKYFTGDGCRRDEDGYYWITGRVDDVLNISGHRLGTAEIESALVSHHLVSEAAVVGYPHGLKGQGIYCYVSLMAGEEGTDALRQDLVKHVRKEIGPIATPDKIQFSPGLPKTRSGKIMRRILRKIAEDDFGSLGDTSTLADPAVVDDLIANRQNKAAG is encoded by the coding sequence ATGTCCGCAAAGACCTACCCGGTCCTGAAATCCGCGAAAAGCCGCGCGCTGATCGACAACGATACCTATCAGAACTGGTACCGCGAGAGCATCGAGAATCCGGATCGCTTCTGGGACAAGCACGGCATGCGGATCGACTGGTTCAAGCCCTATACAAAGGTGAAGAACACGTCCTTCAAGGGCAAGGTGCCGATCAAGTGGTTCGAGGACGGCATCACCAACGTCTCATACAACTGTATCGACCGTCACCTGAAAGCCCATGGCGACCAGGTCGCCATCATCTGGGAAGGCGACAACCCGTATATCGACAAGAAGATCACCTATAACGAGCTCTACGAGCACGTCTGCCGCATGGCGAACGTGATGAAGAAGCACGGGGTGAAGAAGGGTGACCGCGTCACCATCTACATGCCGATGATCCCGGAAGCGGCCTATGCGATGCTCGCCTGCGCACGCATCGGCGCGGTGCATTCGGTCGTCTTCGGCGGCTTCTCGCCGGATGCGCTGGCAGGCCGCATCGTCGACTGCGAATCCACCTTCGTCATCACCTGCGACGAGGGCGTGCGCGGCGGCAAGCCGATCCCGCTCAAGGAAAACACCGACATCGCCATCGACATCGCGGCCAAGCACTATGTCATCGTCAACAAGGTGCTGGTCGTGCGGCGTACCGGCGGCAAGACCGGCTGGGCGCCGGGCCGCGACCTCTGGTATCACCAGGAGGTGCATACCGTGCCGCGCGATTGCCCGCCGGCGAAGATGAAGGCGGAAGACCCGCTCTTCATCCTTTACACCTCGGGTTCGACCGGCAAGCCGAAGGGCGTGCTGCACACGACGGCCGGCTACCTCGTCTATGCCTCGATGACGCACAAATACGTCTTCGACTACCAGGACAGCGAGGTCTACTGGTGCACCGCCGATGTGGGCTGGGTCACCGGCCATTCCTACATCGTCTACGGGCCGCTGGCGAACCGCGCGACCACGCTGATGTTCGAGGGCGTGCCGAACTTCCCGGATGCCGGCCGCTTCTGGGAGGTGATCGACAAGCACAAGGTCAACATCTTCTATACCGCGCCGACGGCGATCCGCGCGCTGATGGGGGCCGGCGACGAGTTCGTGAAGCGCTCCGATCGGTCCTCGCTGCGGCTGCTCGGTTCGGTCGGCGAGCCGATCAACCCCGAAGCCTGGGAATGGTATTACCATGTGATCGGCGAAGACCGCTGCCCGATCGTCGATACCTGGTGGCAGACGGAGACCGGCGGCATCATGATCACGCCGCTGCCGGGCGCGACGGACCTCAAGCCCGGTTCCGCCACGCGGCCGTTCTTCGGCATCAAGCCGCAGCTCGTCGACAACGAGGGCAACGAGCTGGAAGGCGCCGCCGACGGCAACCTGTGCATCGTCGATAGCTGGCCGGGGCAGATGCGCACCGTCTATGGCGACCACAAGCGCTTCGTCGAAACCTACTTCTCCACCTACAAGGGCAAGTATTTCACGGGCGACGGCTGCCGGCGCGACGAGGACGGCTACTACTGGATCACCGGCCGCGTCGACGACGTGCTCAACATTTCCGGCCATCGCCTCGGCACCGCCGAGATCGAATCGGCGCTCGTCTCGCACCATCTCGTCTCGGAAGCGGCCGTCGTCGGCTATCCGCACGGCCTCAAGGGCCAGGGCATCTACTGCTATGTCTCGCTGATGGCGGGCGAGGAAGGCACCGATGCGCTGCGCCAGGACCTCGTCAAGCATGTGCGCAAGGAGATCGGCCCGATCGCGACGCCGGACAAGATCCAGTTCTCGCCCGGCCTGCCGAAGACCCGCTCGGGCAAGATCATGCGCCGCATCCTGCGCAAGATCGCCGAGGACGATTTCGGCTCGCTCGGCGACACCTCGACGCTCGCCGATCCGGCCGTCGTGGACGACCTGATCGCCAACCGGCAGAACAAGGCGGCCGGTTGA
- a CDS encoding DUF1013 domain-containing protein, with protein sequence MAQQLLMPKATAVWLVDNTALSFDQIATFCKLHPLEVKAIADGESAQGIKGLDPISTGQLSREEIARAEANPNHKLKLSEPKVRVPESKRKGPRYTPVSKRQDRPNAILWLVRNHPELKDAQISRLVGTTKSTIEQIRERTHWNSANLAPMDPVTLGLCSQIDLDLEVERASKGRPLPTAAELGATLESAQETEKLPYSTDREEEKEIDADAVFAKLKSLKSATPDEDDEDDRF encoded by the coding sequence ATGGCTCAACAGCTGCTCATGCCAAAGGCGACCGCGGTCTGGCTGGTCGACAACACGGCGCTGTCGTTCGACCAGATCGCCACATTCTGCAAACTGCACCCGCTCGAAGTGAAGGCCATCGCCGACGGCGAATCGGCCCAGGGCATCAAGGGCCTCGACCCCATCTCCACCGGCCAGCTCTCGCGCGAGGAGATCGCCCGCGCCGAGGCGAACCCGAATCACAAGCTGAAGCTTTCCGAACCGAAGGTCCGCGTGCCGGAATCCAAGCGCAAGGGCCCGCGCTACACGCCGGTCTCCAAGCGCCAGGACCGCCCGAATGCCATTCTCTGGCTCGTGCGCAACCACCCCGAACTCAAGGATGCGCAGATCTCGCGTCTCGTCGGCACCACCAAGTCGACGATCGAGCAGATCCGCGAGCGCACCCACTGGAATTCCGCGAACCTTGCGCCGATGGATCCCGTCACGCTCGGCCTCTGCTCGCAGATCGACCTCGACCTCGAGGTTGAACGCGCCTCGAAGGGCCGTCCGCTGCCGACCGCCGCCGAACTCGGCGCCACGCTCGAATCGGCACAGGAAACGGAAAAGCTGCCCTACAGCACCGACCGCGAAGAGGAGAAGGAGATCGACGCCGATGCCGTCTTCGCCAAGCTCAAGTCGCTGAAGTCGGCAACGCCGGACGAGGACGACGAGGACGACCGCTTCTGA
- a CDS encoding propionyl-CoA synthetase, giving the protein MNKTYAEIYGAWRDDPAAHWTEVARAIEWFTEPTEIFDAAQGVYGRWFPDAVGNTCHNCVDRHVAAGRGDQPALIYDSPVTGRKARYSYGELLSHVNAMAAVLADHGVVKGDRVILYMPMIPEAIFAMLACARIGAIHSVVFGGFAASELATRIDDCGARLIVTASCGIEPNRVVAYKPLLDTAIALAHHKPERCLVLQRPELAAALMDGRDVDLGPALQAAAGRTVPCAPLAATDPLYILYTSGTTGQPKGVIRDNGGHMVALAWTMRALYGVAPGEVYWAASDIGWVVGHSYIVYAPLLNGSTTVLYEGKPVGTPDAGAFWRVVEEYRVSVLFTAPTAFRAIRKEDPEGALVKHHDISSLRALFLAGERADPETVQWAETVLGVPVIDHWWQTETGWAIVGNPLGLDRLPVKHGSPSVPMPGYELHVLDDAGHEVPPGTLGNIALKLPLPPGCLTTFWNADERFRTACLSEFPGYYKTADAGYVDEEGYVFVMARTDDIINVAGHRLSTGAMEEVCASHPDVAECAVIGVADALKGQLPAGFLVLKSGVSRESSVVEQEVVALVRERIGPVAAFKTAICVKRLPKTRSGKILRGTMQKIADREEWKMPATIDDPTILEEITAVLSERRIG; this is encoded by the coding sequence ATGAACAAGACCTATGCCGAGATCTATGGTGCCTGGAGGGACGATCCTGCCGCCCACTGGACCGAGGTGGCGCGGGCGATCGAGTGGTTCACGGAGCCGACGGAAATCTTCGACGCCGCGCAGGGCGTCTACGGCCGCTGGTTTCCCGATGCGGTCGGCAATACCTGTCACAATTGCGTCGACCGGCATGTGGCGGCCGGGCGCGGCGACCAGCCGGCGCTGATCTACGACAGCCCCGTCACCGGGCGCAAGGCGCGCTACAGCTACGGCGAGCTCCTGTCGCATGTGAATGCGATGGCGGCCGTGCTTGCCGATCATGGTGTCGTGAAGGGTGACCGCGTCATCCTCTACATGCCGATGATCCCGGAGGCGATTTTCGCCATGCTCGCCTGCGCCCGGATCGGGGCCATCCATTCCGTGGTCTTCGGCGGCTTCGCCGCGAGCGAACTGGCCACACGCATCGACGATTGCGGGGCAAGGCTCATCGTTACGGCAAGCTGCGGCATCGAGCCCAACCGGGTGGTCGCCTACAAGCCGCTGCTCGATACGGCGATCGCGCTTGCCCATCACAAGCCGGAGCGCTGCCTCGTGCTGCAGCGGCCGGAGCTGGCAGCCGCGCTCATGGATGGCCGCGACGTGGATCTCGGACCGGCGCTGCAGGCGGCAGCGGGGCGAACGGTGCCCTGCGCCCCGCTCGCGGCCACCGATCCGCTCTACATCCTCTATACATCGGGCACGACCGGCCAGCCGAAGGGCGTGATCCGCGACAATGGCGGGCACATGGTGGCGCTCGCCTGGACGATGCGGGCGCTCTACGGCGTCGCGCCCGGCGAGGTCTATTGGGCGGCGTCGGACATCGGCTGGGTGGTGGGCCATTCCTACATCGTCTATGCGCCGCTGTTGAACGGCAGCACGACGGTGCTCTACGAGGGCAAGCCGGTCGGCACGCCCGATGCCGGCGCCTTCTGGCGGGTCGTGGAAGAGTACAGGGTGTCCGTCCTCTTCACGGCCCCGACGGCCTTCCGCGCGATCCGCAAGGAGGATCCCGAGGGCGCGCTCGTGAAACACCACGACATTTCCAGCCTGCGGGCGCTGTTCCTCGCCGGCGAGCGGGCCGATCCCGAGACGGTGCAATGGGCCGAGACGGTGCTGGGCGTGCCGGTCATCGATCACTGGTGGCAGACCGAGACGGGCTGGGCCATCGTCGGCAACCCGCTCGGCCTTGACCGGCTGCCCGTGAAACACGGATCGCCGAGCGTGCCGATGCCCGGCTACGAGCTGCATGTGCTCGACGATGCCGGCCATGAGGTGCCGCCCGGAACCCTCGGCAACATCGCGCTCAAGCTGCCCCTCCCCCCGGGCTGCCTGACGACCTTCTGGAATGCCGACGAACGGTTCCGCACCGCCTGCCTTTCGGAGTTTCCGGGCTACTACAAGACGGCGGATGCCGGGTATGTCGACGAGGAGGGCTATGTCTTCGTCATGGCGCGCACGGACGACATCATCAATGTCGCCGGCCACCGCCTTTCGACGGGCGCGATGGAGGAGGTCTGTGCCAGTCATCCGGATGTGGCGGAATGCGCGGTCATCGGCGTCGCCGACGCTCTGAAGGGCCAGCTACCCGCCGGCTTCCTCGTTCTGAAGAGCGGTGTTTCACGTGAATCATCGGTGGTCGAGCAGGAGGTGGTCGCGCTGGTGCGCGAGCGTATCGGCCCGGTCGCGGCCTTCAAGACGGCGATCTGCGTGAAACGCCTGCCGAAGACTCGGTCGGGGAAGATCCTACGCGGCACCATGCAGAAGATCGCCGACCGCGAGGAATGGAAGATGCCGGCGACCATCGACGATCCGACGATCCTCGAGGAGATCACGGCGGTGCTGTCGGAGCGGCGCATCGGCTGA
- a CDS encoding YggS family pyridoxal phosphate-dependent enzyme — translation MDLQDRLEDVRSRMRKAASEAGRKPEAVTLVAVSKTFDAEAIRPVIAAGQRVFGENRVQEAQGKWPELSAETAGIELHLIGPLQSNKTAEAVALFDVIETVDREKIARAIAEEMKRQGRVLRLYVQVNTGLEPQKAGIAPDDTVAFVAFCREELGLSIEGLMCIPPADENPGPHFALLAKLAGRCNLDKLSMGMSGDYEVAIGFGATGVRVGSAIFGTR, via the coding sequence ATGGACCTTCAGGATCGTCTCGAAGACGTTCGCAGCCGGATGCGCAAGGCCGCAAGCGAAGCGGGCCGCAAGCCGGAGGCGGTGACGCTGGTGGCTGTGTCGAAGACCTTCGACGCCGAGGCCATCCGCCCGGTAATCGCCGCGGGCCAACGCGTCTTCGGCGAGAACCGCGTGCAGGAAGCGCAGGGCAAGTGGCCGGAGCTGAGCGCCGAGACGGCCGGCATCGAGCTGCACCTGATCGGCCCGCTGCAATCCAACAAGACGGCCGAGGCGGTGGCGCTGTTCGACGTCATCGAAACGGTCGACCGGGAGAAGATCGCCCGCGCGATCGCGGAGGAGATGAAGCGGCAGGGGCGCGTGCTGCGGCTCTATGTCCAGGTCAATACGGGGCTCGAACCGCAGAAGGCCGGCATCGCGCCCGATGACACGGTCGCCTTCGTCGCCTTCTGCCGTGAGGAGCTCGGCCTTTCCATCGAGGGCCTGATGTGCATTCCGCCGGCGGACGAAAATCCCGGCCCGCATTTCGCCCTGCTCGCCAAGCTCGCCGGGCGATGCAACCTCGACAAGCTCTCGATGGGCATGTCCGGCGACTACGAGGTCGCCATCGGCTTCGGCGCGACCGGCGTGCGCGTCGGTTCGGCGATCTTCGGCACGCGCTGA
- the leuS gene encoding leucine--tRNA ligase, which produces MATERYNPRDAEPRWQARWNDENVFLTDNDDLREKYYVLEMFPYPSGRIHMGHVRNYAMGDVVARYKRARGYNVLHPMGWDAFGMPAENAAMQNKVHPKGWTYDNIATMRKQLKSMGLSLDWSREFATCDVEYYHRQQHLFLDFLEKGLVYRKQSKVNWDPVDHTVLANEQVIDGRGWRSGALVEQRELTQWFFRITDFSQDLLDSLETLDQWPEKVRLMQKNWIGRSEGMLVRWEVADAAGLTTEKDVTVYTTRPDTLFGASFLAISADHPLAKEVSAKNPEIMAFCEECRRAGTSLAALETAEKKGMDTGIRVRHPLDPAWELPVYVANFVLMDYGTGAIFGCPSGDQRDLDFARKYDLPVVPVVMPKDGDAATFAIADEAYVGDGVMINSRFLDGLSTEDAFEEVARRLTAATLGNAPVGERKVNFRLRDWGISRQRYWGCPIPVIHCDDCGVVPVPKADLPVKLPDDVTFDKPGNPLDRHPTWRHVACPHCGKDARRETDTMDTFVDSSWYFARFTAPWEDNPTDPAAANAWLPVDQYIGGIEHAILHLLYSRFFTRAMQVAGHLDLKEPFKGLFTQGMVVHETYSRAVDGKREWVMPAEIRIEEVDGKRRATHLESGEEIAIGSIEKMSKSKKNVVDPDDIIASYGADTARFFVLSDSPPDRDVIWSEAGVEGAHRFVQRVWRLIAEAAPALKAAEARPGTEGEALAVSQAAHRTLKAVQGDYDKLAFNKAVARIYEFVNALAAPLTTAAAGKASPDLAAALREAVGILIRIVAPMTPHLSEECWREIGGEGLVADTAWPAYDDRLVAENEVTLPVQINGKKRADLTIARDADQSAVEEAVLALEAVQAALGGQRPKKIIVVPQRIVNVVV; this is translated from the coding sequence ATGGCCACAGAACGCTACAATCCGCGCGATGCCGAGCCCCGCTGGCAGGCAAGATGGAACGACGAGAACGTCTTCCTGACGGATAACGACGACCTGCGCGAGAAGTACTACGTCCTCGAGATGTTCCCCTATCCCTCGGGCCGCATCCATATGGGCCATGTGCGCAACTATGCCATGGGCGACGTCGTCGCCCGCTACAAGCGCGCCCGCGGCTACAACGTGCTGCACCCGATGGGCTGGGACGCCTTCGGCATGCCCGCCGAGAACGCCGCCATGCAGAACAAGGTGCATCCGAAGGGCTGGACCTACGACAATATCGCGACGATGCGCAAGCAGCTCAAGTCCATGGGCCTGTCGCTCGACTGGTCGCGCGAATTCGCCACCTGCGACGTTGAATACTATCATCGCCAGCAGCACCTCTTCCTCGATTTCCTGGAAAAGGGCCTCGTCTACCGCAAGCAGTCCAAGGTGAACTGGGACCCGGTCGACCACACGGTTCTCGCCAACGAGCAGGTCATCGACGGCCGCGGCTGGCGCTCGGGCGCGCTCGTCGAGCAGCGCGAGCTGACGCAGTGGTTCTTCCGCATCACCGATTTCAGCCAGGACCTGCTCGATTCGCTGGAAACGCTCGACCAATGGCCGGAAAAGGTCCGGCTGATGCAGAAGAACTGGATCGGCCGCTCCGAGGGCATGCTGGTGCGCTGGGAAGTCGCCGACGCCGCCGGCCTGACGACCGAGAAGGACGTCACCGTCTATACGACCCGCCCCGACACGCTGTTCGGCGCCTCGTTCCTGGCGATCTCCGCCGATCATCCGCTGGCGAAGGAAGTCTCGGCGAAGAACCCCGAGATCATGGCCTTCTGCGAGGAATGCCGCCGCGCCGGCACCTCGCTCGCCGCGCTCGAAACCGCCGAGAAGAAGGGCATGGACACGGGCATCCGCGTCCGCCATCCCCTCGATCCCGCCTGGGAACTGCCGGTCTATGTCGCGAACTTCGTGCTGATGGACTACGGCACCGGCGCCATCTTCGGCTGCCCCTCCGGCGACCAGCGCGACCTCGATTTCGCCCGCAAGTACGACCTGCCGGTCGTGCCCGTCGTCATGCCGAAGGACGGCGACGCCGCCACCTTCGCCATTGCCGACGAGGCCTATGTCGGCGACGGCGTGATGATCAATTCGCGCTTCCTCGACGGCCTTAGCACCGAGGACGCCTTCGAAGAGGTGGCACGGCGCCTCACCGCCGCCACGCTCGGCAATGCGCCGGTGGGCGAGCGCAAGGTGAACTTCCGCCTGCGCGACTGGGGCATTTCGCGCCAGCGCTACTGGGGCTGCCCGATCCCGGTCATCCATTGCGACGACTGCGGCGTGGTGCCGGTCCCGAAGGCCGACCTGCCGGTGAAGCTGCCCGACGACGTCACCTTCGACAAGCCTGGCAACCCGCTCGACCGCCATCCGACCTGGCGCCACGTCGCCTGCCCGCATTGCGGCAAGGACGCCCGCCGCGAGACGGACACGATGGACACCTTCGTCGATTCCTCGTGGTATTTCGCCCGTTTCACCGCCCCGTGGGAAGACAACCCGACGGACCCCGCCGCCGCCAATGCCTGGCTGCCGGTCGACCAGTATATCGGCGGCATCGAGCATGCGATCCTGCATCTCCTCTATTCCCGCTTCTTCACCCGCGCCATGCAGGTGGCCGGCCATCTCGACCTGAAGGAGCCCTTCAAGGGCCTCTTCACGCAGGGCATGGTCGTGCACGAGACCTATAGCCGCGCCGTCGACGGCAAGCGCGAATGGGTGATGCCGGCGGAAATCCGCATCGAGGAAGTCGACGGCAAACGCCGCGCGACCCATCTCGAATCCGGCGAAGAAATCGCCATCGGCTCCATCGAGAAAATGTCGAAGTCGAAGAAGAACGTCGTCGACCCGGACGATATCATCGCCTCCTACGGCGCCGATACCGCCCGCTTCTTCGTCCTCTCCGATTCCCCGCCGGACCGTGACGTCATCTGGTCGGAAGCCGGCGTCGAGGGCGCCCACCGCTTCGTCCAGCGCGTCTGGCGCCTCATCGCCGAAGCCGCTCCCGCCCTCAAGGCAGCCGAAGCCCGTCCGGGAACGGAAGGCGAGGCGCTCGCCGTCTCGCAGGCCGCGCACAGGACGCTGAAGGCCGTGCAGGGCGACTATGACAAGCTCGCCTTCAACAAGGCCGTGGCGCGCATCTACGAATTCGTCAATGCGCTCGCCGCGCCGCTCACGACGGCCGCCGCCGGCAAGGCGTCGCCCGACCTTGCCGCCGCGCTGCGCGAGGCCGTCGGCATCCTGATCCGCATCGTCGCCCCGATGACGCCCCACCTTTCGGAAGAATGCTGGCGCGAGATCGGCGGCGAGGGCCTCGTCGCAGACACCGCCTGGCCGGCCTATGACGACCGGCTGGTGGCGGAAAACGAGGTGACGCTGCCGGTGCAGATCAACGGCAAGAAGCGCGCGGATTTGACAATCGCCCGCGACGCAGACCAGAGTGCGGTCGAAGAGGCCGTGCTCGCACTCGAGGCGGTCCAGGCCGCGCTCGGCGGCCAGCGTCCCAAGAAGATCATCGTCGTACCGCAGAGGATCGTGAATGTTGTTGTCTGA
- the lptE gene encoding LPS assembly lipoprotein LptE: MLLSDGTGLSRLAKALAGIALVGVLAGCQVRPLYSTDAGTEAKLASVSISEADDRVEQQVRNDLVFLFTGGGGEAQSAAYHLEMDVNVRTIGVLTDVVKDRARAGRVTVSADYNLTKADTGETLASGKRSAVAMVDFPTQEFAKLRAIRDAENRGARELAELIRADVAAALARR; encoded by the coding sequence ATGTTGTTGTCTGACGGAACCGGCCTCTCGCGGCTCGCCAAGGCGCTTGCCGGCATCGCCCTTGTCGGCGTGCTGGCCGGCTGCCAGGTGCGCCCGCTCTATTCCACCGACGCCGGCACCGAGGCCAAGCTGGCCTCCGTCTCCATTTCGGAGGCGGACGACCGGGTGGAGCAGCAGGTCCGCAACGACCTGGTCTTCCTCTTCACCGGCGGCGGCGGCGAAGCGCAGTCCGCGGCCTATCATCTGGAGATGGACGTGAACGTGCGGACCATCGGCGTCCTCACCGACGTCGTGAAGGACAGAGCACGCGCCGGCCGCGTCACCGTCTCGGCGGACTACAATCTGACGAAGGCCGACACCGGCGAGACATTGGCATCCGGCAAGCGCTCCGCCGTCGCCATGGTCGATTTTCCGACGCAGGAATTCGCAAAGCTGCGAGCCATCCGGGATGCGGAGAACCGCGGCGCCCGCGAGCTTGCAGAACTGATCCGCGCGGACGTCGCAGCAGCCCTCGCCCGGCGCTGA
- the holA gene encoding DNA polymerase III subunit delta yields the protein MAEVKSHEFDAFVKRKPLPARLFLVYGPDRGLVSERAAALAAASGVDLDDPFSVVRLDAGEVGSQPGRLVDEMNAIGLFGGDRLVWIRNAGSEKGIADGLDILAAMPAGTSTLIIEAGDLRKGAALRKAAESASQAVAIACYADDGRALQALIDQELSAEGLRISPAARQRLIDTIGGDRLASRNELRKLALYCRGKEVVEEEDVEEIVGDASAISTDDAIDAILKGDREGFLHAIQKIVSSKTPVFLVLQGCLRQFQLLELMRAEMDEKRAPAAQAMATLGRHLHFRRKPFVENALKTWTAPAIRRETQRLQAAILQSRQRPALEDTIAMHTMLATVLQSARR from the coding sequence ATGGCAGAGGTCAAGTCGCACGAGTTCGATGCTTTCGTGAAACGCAAGCCCTTGCCCGCGCGGCTTTTCCTCGTCTACGGACCGGACCGCGGCCTCGTTTCCGAAAGGGCGGCCGCGCTCGCGGCGGCGAGCGGCGTCGATCTCGATGATCCCTTTTCCGTCGTCAGGCTGGATGCCGGCGAAGTCGGCAGCCAGCCGGGCCGCCTGGTGGACGAGATGAACGCCATAGGCCTTTTCGGCGGTGATCGCCTCGTCTGGATCCGCAACGCCGGCAGCGAGAAGGGCATCGCAGACGGGCTCGACATCCTCGCCGCCATGCCGGCCGGCACATCCACCCTCATCATCGAAGCGGGCGACCTCAGGAAGGGCGCCGCCCTTCGCAAGGCTGCCGAATCCGCTTCCCAGGCCGTCGCCATCGCCTGCTACGCGGACGACGGCCGCGCCCTGCAGGCCCTGATCGATCAGGAGCTCTCGGCCGAGGGCCTGCGCATCTCCCCCGCCGCTCGCCAGCGCCTCATCGACACGATCGGCGGCGACCGGCTCGCCTCGCGCAACGAGCTGCGCAAGCTTGCCCTTTACTGCCGCGGCAAGGAAGTGGTGGAAGAGGAGGATGTGGAAGAGATCGTCGGCGATGCCAGCGCGATTTCCACCGACGATGCCATCGATGCCATCCTCAAGGGCGACCGTGAAGGCTTCCTGCATGCGATCCAGAAGATCGTGTCGTCCAAGACGCCGGTGTTTCTGGTCCTGCAGGGTTGCCTGCGCCAGTTCCAGCTTCTGGAACTGATGCGCGCCGAAATGGATGAAAAGCGCGCACCCGCCGCGCAGGCCATGGCGACGCTCGGACGCCATCTGCACTTTCGCCGCAAGCCGTTCGTCGAGAATGCGTTGAAGACCTGGACCGCGCCGGCGATCCGCCGGGAAACCCAACGTCTCCAGGCCGCCATCCTGCAAAGCCGGCAGCGCCCTGCGCTGGAGGATACGATCGCCATGCACACGATGCTCGCAACCGTACTGCAATCTGCGCGGCGCTGA